The Hordeum vulgare subsp. vulgare chromosome 7H, MorexV3_pseudomolecules_assembly, whole genome shotgun sequence DNA window ATTAATTAATGTGACTGAGCGAAGTAGGGACAGATTAATTAATTCGATTGAGCGACATTTGAAAAGATTGATTAACGCGATTGAGAGATGTATGGTAAGTTCAATTAATTTTGATTTGGTGTTTAGAGATTGATTAGAGATTCACCCTCATTGATTCTTGCTCATGAGGACATTATTGAGTAACTTGCGCGTACATAGAATGTTTTGAGATGTTCAAACTTTTGCAAGTTATTAAAATCGGTATGACAAACAGGAAGGTTGGCTTTAGTTCAGAAAGAAATGACAGAAATGTGCAACGGATAAAAACCCAGCTTGAAGAGGATGATGAACGGTCAAGGCAAAATAAACTGGTGAGGCAAAATAACCGTACGTAACAGCCTACTAACCCCCTTTAAAAGTAGAAATTTGGCAACGCATGGTAAGGTTAATTAATATAATTTTGGTGATGTGTAGAAAAATTAATTAAGGCGATCAAGTGACATAGGATAAGGTTACTTAATTTAGATTTTGGTTTTTAAAGATTGATTAGAGATTGACCCTGACTGATCTTTTTTATAAatcttccctaataataaagcaacgatgatttctgtcgtccgtcgtggcgTTTTTACAGAAAGGCCCCTGTAGTTTCCtctaattaacccgcagtccgtTTATAAGTGAGGCGAaccttttttttcatattttacaAAAGACCCCCTTACTTTCATGCTAAATAACCCGCGGTCCAAACTGTAGCCAGTGAATCGTTTTTTAAATTTTGTACGTAAACCCCTCACATATACGTTAATAACCTCGaagtccattcagaataaatataaattttcaaataacaatatcttttaaaccgtaaatccaatttagacatgttatatatgaaacttgattagaaaaatgtgtagagtttgaatatgttgttattttacatgttaaatatttttaaaaatactaTATAGGATATATTGCTAATCAATATTTGTCTTTATTTTGTATCGATTATTTGTATTGTAACATGTTAACTTAAGCATCAATATTTGATAAATGTTATAATCTTTGGACATGTTAAGCATCAATATTTGATAAATGTTATAATCTTTGGACATGATGTACTTGCACTAGGTTGTttctttgtactccctccgttcctaaatataagtctttgtagagattccactagtggactatatacggatgtatatagacatattttagagtatagattcaatcattttgctccgtatgtagacccttagtgaaatcgcttaaaagacttatatttaggaagggaGGGAGTACATATTTTATAATCGACCTTACGTACGTGTCTTTTTTTACAGTATCCACGTGCATTTTTACCAATGGACTACACTTTTTTCATTGTtcatttttctcccgttgcaacgcacgggcatttgtgctagtacATTACTAAATTACTGTATGAAAAGCTCTGATTATTCAGATTACGGGCTTCGTTAGTTATGATCGATTGGTAAGGCAAGAAAATTCAGTAATAAGAACCATATATTGTGTTGGATTTGTGTTGAAAAATCAGTGAGGGAGGGAGGTACGAGACGaacgacgtatcaactccccatttAGAAGTAGAGAATACTGTGATGGACGAACGAAATTAACTGACGAAAATTCAGTAGCAAGAAACCTTCTTCCTTTATAAATTAGGTATAGAATATTGGGGACCGAAGTTGCCTTGCTTATGTACAGGGTGATAGTGCCAaaggataatgcttggactactcTTGTGATTGCTTCGACCACCCTTGTTTTTGTACGTCCTTCGGTTCCTGCTGCGTCCATGGCATAAATGAGGaaccgaagccgccgccgccgcccctgatcCGTCCATGCCGCGGCCGGTAGCCGTCCATCAAGTCCATCCGGAAATGCGCCGTCGCCGTCGCAGCGAGCAGCAGGACAACCGCCGCGACCATGGCGATGCGCACGCCCGCCCTCATCATCGTCGCCggcgtacgtacgtacgtgtcGTTCTCCTCCCCTGGCTCTGGCCCTATCGATCGGTCCTTATCATTTACTGGTTGTATATATATTTGAACCTCCGGATGCTATGCATGGAGACGCGGTGGGGCGCTACGTGCGCGCGAACGCTTGCCTATATTTACTCTTTTTTTCATGGAGCCTATATATACTTTTACCAACGCGGCTCGTGATGCATGACTCATCATTGGCGTGTCTGACTCGCTCCATAGGTCTGACTGGCTGTGGGGTATCCACAACCCAGTCCATCTCAGCACAGACAAATGTCATATCTACTTTCTTTCTTCATTAAGTGTAGTTGTCACCTCTGAGTGTCAAACATCTTTTAGGCAACTCATCAAGTGGTAACCTCTTAAAAATCACAATTTAATTCAAATCATTGTAACATTAGCATGCATTAATCTAACGTTGGTCAAATCAAACATACAATTGTTTGTGCAATTAAATCTATTTACCATTATGCAAAAAATAGAAATTAATGTACCTTTTatagcaaaaataaaatatgatcaTGTTATTATTGACGTTGATCATAAAATATAACAGAATCATATTTCCGTAAATAACCACTTTAATGTGCTATTTAGCTAGATGCTCTTTAATCTTTTGTTTTCTTAGTAAAAGAGCACTATAAATTTACTTTGCAGCGAAAAATGTGAATACAAAAAATTTATGTACTTTTTCTACTTTACATAAACTTTTATGTGATgaaataaaaattcatgaacttttattgttttctttaTAAAATCCATGAGAATTTCTTTTTTCTGAAAATgcctttatttttatttctagAAACTATTATTTTTCTTTGCAGAAACATTTTTGTTTACTTTTATATTTTCTAAACAGATATTTCGTTGGAAAATTAGAATACAAAAGCTATTTTCAAAACTGTCTAAAACTGGACAGAAAACACAAacgttttttaaaaaaaaaattcggCCAGGCCCCTTCGGGCGAAAATCATCCGGGCCCGTAAAATGCCCCCGCGATGCACCTGGCCTGCGTCGTCCTGGGCCATCGACCACAGCCTgggccgccggcctcctcctcttTCGGTCCAACTAGCCCGCTGGAGGCTAGGGTTAGCACCGCCGTTCAATGGGGGCCGTCGGATTAAATCTGACGGTCGCCCGCCCCTTTCGCCCTGAACAAAAAACCCCACAACCGTCGGGGGAGGAAATCCTAGCTCATTTCTCCTCCTGCCTGTTCCTTTCCTCCCTCTGCGCCGCTCTCACTCTGTCGGGCTTTGGCCACAGTGGTCCGGCTAGCCACCGGCGAGGCATGGTGCGGCCGCCAGCGACAGGGTCAGGAGACCACCCAGC harbors:
- the LOC123413506 gene encoding uncharacterized protein LOC123413506; translation: MMRAGVRIAMVAAVVLLLAATATAHFRMDLMDGYRPRHGRIRGGGGGFGSSFMPWTQQEPKDVQKQGWSKQSQE